A stretch of DNA from Mobula hypostoma chromosome 22, sMobHyp1.1, whole genome shotgun sequence:
cctgcaaaaacatcatcccaattcacacccgcaggttctagccttatagcctcataattaaaaattttcctgtcctctctgattctatccttttccatgataatgctaaaggccagggagcggtggtcactgtcccccagatgctcacccactgagagatctgtgacctgacccggttcattacctcgtactagatctagtatggcattccccctagtcagcctgtccacatactgtgacaggaatccatcctggacacacttaacaaactctgccccatctaatcccctggaactaatcaggtgccaatcaatattagggaagttaaagtcacccatgataacaaccctgttatttttgcacctttccaaaatctgcctcccaatctgctcctctgtatctctgctgctaccagggggcctatagaatacccccagtagagtaactgctcccttcctgttcctgacttccacccatactgactcaaaagaggatcctgctacattacccaccctttctgtagctgtaatagtatccctaccagtaatgccacccctcctcccctttttctgccctctctatcccttttaaagcactgaaatccaggaatattgagaatccattcctgccctggtgccagccaagtctctgtaatggccactacatcataattccatgtatgtatccaagctctcagttcatcacctttgttcctgatgcttcttgtattGAGGTAACACACTTCAGATACTTCTGTATGTAGCAATCAAGTTTTTTGCATTTCTTTTGACTCCTCAGATTAAAGGATATCACAGTTAAGAAACATAAACATTAGACACAGTTCAGAAAAGCATACTCTGTTCAGCTACTCGGCAAATATCTAATGTACAATTCCATTTACTCTGCCTTAACCATCAGCCCTACTTCAGATCAAAGGAGAGGATTCTCAGTGAAGGTATACCAGTTTGCTCTATTATTTTTTATAAACCTTTAGTTCCGTGTTAAAATAGTTTTAGACTGTCAGTTGAATGGTAATTTGTGCTAAATTATGGGAAGAGTAAATTCACAAGCAAAAGTAAGTGTGTTACCACTGCCTGGAACTTGAACCATTTCGCATTTAACTCTGATAGACATCAAAGACATCATACTTTCATCTTATCAGTTTGTACTAGATTCAACACTTGAGTTACAGAGATGAAAGGCTGTAAGGCTAACCCAGATTCTGAAGTAGCTTTCCTGTTCTTTATTTTGAAATCACAATGATATATTATTTCATGTCATTactaaaaagcctcatcctaataGTCAGCCTTTCAGCATTTATTGAATTGGCAAATGAATAAGAATTGCTGAGATTATAAATTTTTTTGCAGATTGCTTAAATCTATACCAGCCTGGAATTTTGCTTTGGCAAAGATTTAGTAAATGTAATTTGAAATATGCAAAATGCTTGTTCTATATCAATGCTTTTGAGTTTGGTGCTTCATTGAGTAGTACAATGAATCAGCAAATGTAGAGGCATTAAGCAAGCTGAGGACTCCATCAGATTTAAGATttaaatcagaaaggaaaaagaaaatggGTTTGTAATGCATTTTTCATTGTTTTGCAGAAACAGAGTAAACATTCCAAACAATTCATGGAGTTAGTAAAAGAATAAATATCACAACAAGCCTTTAAACAAATTTAGTTTTTCAGGTTGGTGAGATTTTTCAGTAGTAATTATGACTTCAACCACCATTAAGTATCAGCTATACTGTATTTCGTTCAATGTTTTCAATGATTTTTGCAGTGAAAATATTACTTAAAAAGTGGAAATTCTTGCCATGCACTGACTCTAATTGTAAATTCTGCATAGATGCCCAGTATGACTAAGAACAACTTCCAGATCTCCATTTTGAATTGCCCATGTGCAGAAATCAGAAATAACtatcagttttacacattcacaGCAGCACCAGagactgctttgccttcattagAACTGCAAACTCAGAAGTCAATTACTCAGAACAGGCTGCACCTACATTAATCAACCATCCCTGTTTTATGTCAGCCGGCATTTAAGTTCATTAAGAACATTACATTGAAAGTGTTTAACCACATCCGCCACTGTCGTCTGGGTAAATATTATCCAAGCAGCTGACATGGTAGTAATAGGGATgatagaaatttgaaataaaacagaaattgttAGAAGCATTCAACAGATTCTGAATTATTTGTGGAAAGAGGAGAACAGCTGTTTCAAGTCAGTGTCTTTTCATCAGGACTTAAGATTTGACAAAACCACATCAAAACTGAAATATATCTCAGATGTAACTGGCCATGTACTAACTCttaaatgaattcaaaatttGTAAGTTTGAAGTTAAGCATTTTGTAAAACTATCAACAGAGTTATAAAATTGCAACTTAAAGCATAAATTAAACTGTGCTTAAAGGCGACCTTTGCCCTCCCTAGTATCAGCCACAGGAGGATCAAAAAGCAAACTGGAGGATATAGTTGATGCTACTTTCCAAAGAGAGTATCAGGAGTTTACAAGGTTGGAAGTCTCCAGAGCACAAAAGAAAGTAGCTAAAGCCAAATAAATGTTTTAGGTTCAAGAATATCAAGGAAACAAGGAAGAAGTAGAGGTTTTAGAACTCCAGAAAACTCTCCAAGTTTATACTTTGCCCGGTTTAACAGCGTTCATTCTTTGGTTGTCCTATTTATATCACACTGTCTCTGCTTTCTAATCAACGTGCCTGTAAAGAATcttattattttctttcactTTCTTTGATAGCTTAATTTTATTGATTCTTTTTGCCTTCATTATAGTGTTTCACAAGTTCTTTCCCAATCATTTCATCTTCTTCATTGTGTTTTGAAAATATGTGGAATTTAATTTTTGTTGGTCTCCAGAAGAATTTTTTCACCATTAAAATGAGCATTGATAGTGACCTGCTTCATAATTCTTTATTTTCACAGCTCTAAATGTTTGAAAAATTTTAGATATTTGGAAATATATCAAAATGCTGCTCTTGTAAAAATAATATTACTCTCTGCTGCTCATCTTCAATAATgcatttttatttaaatacagaTACAGAGAAAGCTGGCATCCACCCCGGACACAGAGATGAAATCAAGTTCAACTGAGAACACGAATCTCGGCATGCCATTGTGCTCAGAGTCCAAAGATCTACTGACTAGTCGTGCAGGAAGTACTTTTTACAGCAGTTCGAGAAGTGTATCCATTTGGACCTCAGAGCCACAGACAGCCTGGGAAGTTTATCACAAACCTATCATTGTCATGTCGATTGGAGGAGCATTTTTCATTTTGGGTTCCATTGCAACTGGCTTGTACTTTGCACAGATCACCAAGAAAACATGCAATATACTGGGGCCAGCATTTCTGTCGCTTGGGATAATGTTTCTTGTATTTGGATTGGTCTGGCTTCCTATTCTCAAAGAAaagcaacaaaagaagtctgtgTCTAGATATTTCAGGAAGCAGAGGTCACCATTGTTTGCCTTGTGAGGTAAAATGGCACAACAGAGATTCTTGGATACCTTcacaataatatatatatttatgtggACCTGTAGGAATTAATGGAGATGATAAACCACTCCGTATATATGTGCTTTGGATTCAGTGAACATGACAGACTTCATTTTATAGGCACCTTTTGGGATCTGAGGATATCCCAAGAACTTTATAATCAATTATATACTTATTTTTGAAGTATAGTCACAGGGGAAGTTCATAAAATATGGAATAAAGTCACAGTGTGgcttttgaaatattttatttgTTTGCTATCGCCTGAAGTAAGTGGAACAGTAACGGTTTCAAGATTCTATTTCATGTCCAACGTTGTGGAACTTGATCAGAAATTTAACAATGGCTTTTTAGGGTCATTCAGTTCTAGCTTACAAGTAAATGAGACTCCAAGAATTGCTGTCTCAAACAGTGTTATTTACTCTGCAATGAACAGTTTCAGAAGCTGTaaaataaattatgccagtaatgaATTATAATTGATAATATAAAGTTATTGTAAATATTATCGAATTAAGTCAATTACTCCATAATAGCAAGGAAGAAAATGTGCATGTCTTTTGTGTGAACAAAGTCGTACAGTGGGGCATAATTTTAGGCGTCATTCTGAGATAGAAGAAATGCAACAAAACCAAATATTGCACTCAAATATTAGTAACCTGCCTTAATTCATTGGAAGGTGTTTGCAAAATGTAAAGTGTGAGCCATTCTTATAATTACTTGCTTTCCAGTGAATTTGTCAAAGCGAACCTTATGTTAACTCTTTATACCCATCGGGATTTGTAACTGATGAGGATTGCACTACATTTCCTGCTAACTCAGCTCTTAATTTTTAAATATGCAAGTGATTGTACATTACATAGAGCATACCGTAAAGGTAATCTCAAGGAATATGAAGATAGAATTGCATCTTTCAACATCAGCAAATTacattttgaaagcatctttcaccttgggggagaaaaaaacaatgTTTTGTAAAAATAGACACAATTTGAGAATCATTTCTATGATTTATTTACGTCATTGGCAAAGAAAGGTTAAGCTAAATGTGTTCCTTTTACTGAGGTTCAATAAAATTCAGCTAAGTGAGGACATAATCTTTGTAAAATGATAAatataattaaatttagtttaaacaTAAAGAGGATTATAATTTGATATTTCTCTTATGATTCCCATAGATGGATTCAATAACTTTGGGAATTCTTCCATTTAGGATAAATGAGCCAAACATACCTTATTTTAATCATATTGGTAGAAGTGACAGCTTCTGTTATTCACATCCTTTTTTTGCCAACTAAAAGttatcattttctttttttcccccattccCTAGCTGGAGTCCAACATGAGAACTGTGCAAGAGATAGCTTATGAAAGAGTACCTTCTTTATCATGTTCAATTTAGGAACTATAAATAACATCTGATATTACTTTCCCTTTATGTGATTAGTTATCACCACTTTCTTCACCATGAGCACTTTAAATGGTTGACTAACTCTTGACTGAGAATCTCTCAGTAATGATTTGGAATCAGGGAAGATATTAAGTGATGGGTGCTAAGTCATCaatctacttttttaaaaatctaacaaAGAATACCTTTTGCAAATCTTTGAGCGTGATTTTAACCATAAGCAGTAAAGAGGAGGATGGTTAGGTTTCCACAGTGAT
This window harbors:
- the LOC134336490 gene encoding phosphoinositide-interacting protein-like, whose protein sequence is MKSSSTENTNLGMPLCSESKDLLTSRAGSTFYSSSRSVSIWTSEPQTAWEVYHKPIIVMSIGGAFFILGSIATGLYFAQITKKTCNILGPAFLSLGIMFLVFGLVWLPILKEKQQKKSVSRYFRKQRSPLFAL